From the genome of Silurus meridionalis isolate SWU-2019-XX chromosome 20, ASM1480568v1, whole genome shotgun sequence, one region includes:
- the LOC124403075 gene encoding LOW QUALITY PROTEIN: calcium homeostasis modulator protein 5-like (The sequence of the model RefSeq protein was modified relative to this genomic sequence to represent the inferred CDS: inserted 1 base in 1 codon), which produces MLPSALKPTMDSLDAVLRFFTNQKTKIGYGIMAIATIGGERIFSLLSFQCPCNVKQNMVYGLTYLLGPALVLFTVGLFLSTRLWRLYTGCCLNPRKLCPHRANCLGCATVLFNVAVGALVAPIMWLSIALLNGTFYECTVSGLEEKAIVDWFCKNRTSTCKDELAKVPCQTSNMSPSDTKELLLILHAQSQIIGWILIMSSALAALIGTCYXNCRSQVSYLQLTFWKVYKEKEKEKFEAYADEYATRLADRNLKSFFENKDVEAFPFPNHKAWEQISTIYTFKRGEQYYSTLQRYVENPNRDYTPEKMPLEMEHTLE; this is translated from the exons ATGCTTCCATCAGCTCTTAAACCCACCATGGATTCTCTCGACGCTGTCTTGCGCTTCTTCACAAACCAGAAGACCAAGATCGGGTATGGCATCATGGCCATCGCTACCATCGGAGGAGAGAGGATCTTCTCTCTCTTATCCTTCCAGTGTCCATGCAACGTCAAGCAGAACATGGTTTACGGGCTCACCTACCTGCTCGGACCGGCGCTCGTGCTCTTCACCGTCGGCCTGTTCCTCAGCACGCGCCTGTGGCGCCTCTACACCGGCTGCTGCCTCAACCCCAGAAAACTCTGTCCTCATCG GGCAAACTGCTTGGGCTGCGCAACTGTGCTTTTTAACGTGGCAGTTGGAGCGCTCGTGGCACCGATCATGTGGCTCAGCATCGCTTTGCTGAACGGCACGTTCTACGAGTGCACGGTGAGCGGTCTGGAAGAAAAGGCAATCGTGGACTGGTTTTGTAAAAACAGGACCAGTACTTGCAAAGACGAGCTGGCCAAAGTCCCGTGTCAAACATCCAACATGTCCCCCTCAGACACCAAGGAGCTTCTGCTAATTCTACATGCCCAGTCTCAg ATCATTGGCTGGATCCTGATCATGAGCTCGGCTCTGGCTGCTCTGATCGGTACATGTT AAAACTGCCGTTCTCAAGTCAGCTACCTGCAGCTCACCTTCTGGAAAGTGtacaaggagaaagagaaagagaagttcGAGGCGTACGCAGACGAGTACGCCACCCGGCTGGCCGATCGAAACCTCAAGAGCTTCTTTGAGAACAAAGACGTTGAGGCGTTTCCTTTCCCGAACCACAAAGCCTGGGAGCAGATATCGACCATATACACGTTTAAACGCGGCGAGCAGTATTACAGCACGCTCCAGAGATACGTCGAGAATCCGAATCGTGACTACACTCCGGAGAAAATGCCACTGGAAATGGAACACACGCTTGAATAG